The proteins below are encoded in one region of Triticum aestivum cultivar Chinese Spring chromosome 1B, IWGSC CS RefSeq v2.1, whole genome shotgun sequence:
- the LOC123098835 gene encoding protein FAR1-RELATED SEQUENCE 5-like — MAIFSEMKAQDSEFTYNVQVDDKSRIRTLMWTNGRSKTQYHHFGDVITFDTTYKTNLYDMLFGLFMGVNNHFESVLYAGVLMRDETEDTFKWIFDEFVKMMGGKKPITILTDQARAMEKAIEEVYPESTHRWCKWHVPKKAKENLGAHYTKKSDFGAEFHKLVHEMLTIDEFEDGWATLLDKYSLKTNPYLTQIYETREKWAKPYFAEKFCARQTSTGRSESANHMLKQYVPPSCSMNLFVKQYNKLQFDREQEEGFQEKRTRLNRAVLKVNTALEVHASKIYTRKMFEIFGGILYESRRYDVEEIIEKQKYIVTHRKAEHREKWFMCRFEFNVSDNLGYFSSICGLFEHMGMVCCHSLQVMVLLRLKQIPPRHILKRWSIHGRDNLPGHLKHYQQDMGQPDAPTSRHSALYITALEVGNMGDRNPAAFEFMMSGLVELRTRGAEVCAFNDGLGVVEQQVSNNVVAGGPRSKYVDGKTTCSVRSVEGNRTNSRDATLVPVHPPMNQASDFPEAASRLMHNDEQELLAPERNNKRGRPTTSRDKAPYEKDIAKRSRFYSIYRGKGHKASTCPDRGDMPKRKGRWPQAANAGFQATEGRLAASHSCR; from the exons ATGGCTATTTTTTCAGAAATGAAAGCACAAGATAGCGAGTTCACGTACAATGTTCAGGTAGATGATAAGAGTAGGATACGGACCCTTATGTGGACGAATGGGCGTAGCAAAACACAGTACCATCACTTTGGTGACGTTATCACCTTTGACACGACATACAAAACAAACCTGTATGATATGCTTTTTGGTCTGTTCATGGGGGTGAATAATCATTTTGAGAGCGTTCTTTATGCGGGTGTTTTGATGCGAGACGAGACCGAGGATACGTTCAAATGGATTTTTGATGAGTTCGTGAAGATGATGGGTGGTAAAAAACCAATTACAATATTAACAG ATCAAGCTAGAGCCATGGAAAAAGCCATCGAGGAGGTGTATCCCGAATCCACGCATCGTTGGTGCAAATGGCACGTACCGAAGAAGGCCAAAGAAAACTTGGGTGCTCATTACACCAAGAAGTCAGATTTCGGGGCAGAATTCCACAAGCTTGTTCATGAGATGCTGACTATTGATGAATTCGAGGACGGCTGGGCAACACTTCTTGACAAATATTCACTGAAAACGAATCCATATCTCACGCAGATATACGAGACTAGGGAGAAGTGGGCAAAACCTTACTTTGCCGAGAAATTTTGTGCTCGCCAAACCAGCACTGGCAGGAGTGAGAGTGCAAACCATATGTTGAAGCAGTATGTCCCCCCGTCATGCTCCATGAATCTTTTTGTCAAGCAATACAACAAGCTCCAGTTCGATCGAGAACAGGAGGAAGGTTTCCAGGAGAAACGTACGAGATTG AATCGTGCTGTGCTGAAGGTGAATACCGCTCTTGAAGTCCACGCGAGCAAGATATATACCAGGAAGATGTTTGAGATTTTTGGGGGCATACTGTATGAATCTAGAAGGTATGATGTCGAAGAAATCATAGAGAAGCAAAAGTACATAGTGACACACCGGAAAGCTGAGCACCGTGAGAAGTGGTTCATGTGCCGTTTTGAGTTTAACGTGTCGGATAACCTTGGTTATTTTTCGAGCATCTGCGGCCTGTTTGAGCACATGGGCATGGTTTGTTGTCACTCGTTGCAG GTGATGGTTTTGCTGCGTCTGAAGCAGATACCTCCGAGGCACATATTGAAAAGGTGGAGCATACACGGTAGAGACAACCTACCGGGGCATCTGAAGCACTATCAACAAGACATGGGTCAGCCGGATGCGCCTACTTCCAGGCATTCTGCTCTGTACATCACTGCCCTGGAGGTTGGAAATATGGGTGACAGGAACCCGGCTGCTTTTGAGTTTATGATGTCGGGCCTGGTTGAACTTAGAACAAGAGGCGCTGAGGTATGCGCGTTCAACGACGGACTGGGCGTCGTTGAGCAGCAGGTATCCAACAATGTAGTTGCTGGAGGTCCGAGGTCAAAGTATGTCGACGGCAAGACAACTTGCTCAGTAAGAAGTGTGGAAGGCAATCGCACcaattcacgtgatgccacgttgGTGCCTGTGCATCCTCCAATGAATCAGGCCTCAGATTTCCCCGAAGCCGCGTCACGTCTAATGCACAATGATGAACAAGAATTGCTTGCACCAGAAAGAAACAACAAACGTGGCCGACCAACCACTAGCCGTGACAAAGCTCCTTATGAGAAGGACATCGCGAAAAGGTCTAGGTTCTATTCCATCTACAGGGGCAAAGGGCACAAAGCCAGTACTTGCCCTGATCGAGGTGACATgccaaaaaggaaaggaaggtggcCACAAGCGGCAAATGCGGGGTTCCAGGCCACCGAAGGACGACTTGCAGCAAGCCACTCGTGTCGATGA